A window of Rhododendron vialii isolate Sample 1 chromosome 13a, ASM3025357v1 contains these coding sequences:
- the LOC131314626 gene encoding DNA damage-repair/toleration protein DRT100-like, giving the protein MSTLFFITALLLSSTATVISCPPSDLAALLSFKAALHEPYLGIFNSWTGPDCCHNWYGVSCDPTTKRVADINLRGESEDPVFEKAHQTGFMNGSISHSICRLNRLSSLTIADWKGISGNIPPCITQLPFLRILDLIGNQISGEIPADIGRLSRLTVLNFADNNLTGTIPRSITKLSSLMHLDIRNNRIAGTIPTNFGKLRMMSRALLSRNRLTGSIPYSVSYIYRLSDLDLSFNEISGTIPESLGKMAVLATLNLDANRISGQIPPTLMNSSISILNLSRNAVEGTIPDVFGPRSYFTALDLSYNQLRGPIPKSITAATYIGHLDLSHNHLCGPIPMGSPFDHLEASSFVYNDCLCGKPLRACIK; this is encoded by the coding sequence atgagtacCCTTTTTTTCATTACAGCTCTCCTCCTAAGTTCCACAGCCACCGTGATCTCATGCCCACCGTCCGATCTAGCTGCATTGCTCTCCTTCAAAGCTGCCCTCCACGAGCCCTACCTGGGCATATTCAACTCCTGGACCGGACCCGACTGCTGCCACAACTGGTACGGAGTCAGCTGCGACCCGACCACCAAACGGGTCGCCGACATCAACCTCCGCGGCGAGTCCGAAGACCCGGTCTTCGAAAAAGCCCACCAGACCGGGTTCATGAATGGTTCGATATCTCACTCCATCTGTCGCCTGAACCGGCTCTCGAGTCTCACCATCGCCGACTGGAAGGGCATTTCGGGAAATATTCCCCCTTGCATTACCCAATTGCCATTTCTTAGAATTCTTGATTTGATAGGGAATCAAATATCGGGCGAGATTCCGGCCGATATCGGGAGACTGAGTCGACTCACCGTGTTGAATTTCGCCGATAACAACCTAACCGGTACGATACCCCGGTCGATAACGAAGCTGTCGTCGTTGATGCATTTGGACATTCGGAATAACCGGATAGCCGGTACGATCCCGACTAATTTCGGTAAGCTCCGGATGATGAGTAGGGCTTTACTGAGTCGGAACCGACTCACCGGGTCGATTCCTTACTCGGTCTCGTACATATACCGGTTATCCGATCTGGATCTTTCTTTTAACGAGATATCGGGTACCATTCCCGAATCTCTCGGTAAAATGGCGGTTCTCGCTACTCTAAATCTCGATGCGAACCGGATCTCAGGTCAGATACCGCCCACGTTGATGAACTCGAGTATTAGTATACTGAATTTGAGCCGAAACGCGGTTGAGGGCACCATACCGGATGTTTTCGGGCCGAGATCGTATTTTACGGCGTTGGATTTGTCGTATAATCAGCTTCGGGGTCCAATTCCGAAATCGATTACCGCGGCAACTTATATTGGGCACCTCGATTTGAGCCACAACCATTTGTGTGGGCCCATTCCGATGGGATCGCCGTTCGATCATCTTGAAGCGTCGTCATTCGTTTACAATGATTGTCTATGTGGAAAACCCCTAAGAGCTTGCATTAAGTGA